In the genome of Tropicibacter oceani, one region contains:
- a CDS encoding S-methyl-5'-thioadenosine phosphorylase produces the protein MTQTMIGVIGGSGIYEIDGLEGAQWVDVASPWGAPSDQILTGALEGVKMAFLPRHGRGHVHSPTDVPYRANIDALKRLGVTDVISVSACGSFREEMAPGDFVVVDQFIDRTFAREKSFFGSGCVAHVSVAHPTCPRLGQACFSAAKDAGVTIHKGGTYLAMEGPQFSTLAESKMYREHWGADVIGMTNMPEAKLAREAELCYASIAMVTDYDSWHPHHGEVDVNEIIKVLMGNAEKGRQMIRRLPALLGPDRAPCPHGCDRALDYAIMTAPEKRDAALVAKLDAVAGRVLGAAG, from the coding sequence ATGACCCAAACCATGATCGGTGTGATTGGCGGATCAGGCATCTACGAAATCGACGGGCTGGAGGGCGCGCAATGGGTCGATGTCGCCTCGCCCTGGGGGGCGCCGTCCGACCAGATCCTGACCGGCGCGCTCGAGGGGGTGAAGATGGCCTTTCTGCCCCGGCACGGGCGCGGCCACGTGCATTCGCCGACCGATGTCCCTTACCGCGCCAACATCGACGCGCTCAAACGCCTGGGCGTGACTGACGTGATCAGCGTTTCGGCCTGCGGCTCTTTCCGCGAGGAAATGGCCCCCGGTGATTTTGTCGTTGTGGATCAGTTCATTGACCGCACCTTTGCGCGCGAGAAATCGTTCTTTGGATCGGGCTGCGTGGCGCATGTTTCGGTCGCGCATCCCACCTGCCCCCGCCTTGGGCAGGCGTGTTTTTCAGCGGCCAAGGACGCGGGCGTGACGATCCACAAGGGCGGCACCTACCTGGCGATGGAGGGGCCGCAATTCTCGACCCTGGCGGAATCGAAGATGTACCGCGAACACTGGGGCGCGGACGTGATCGGCATGACCAACATGCCCGAGGCCAAGCTCGCCCGCGAGGCCGAGCTTTGCTACGCCTCGATCGCCATGGTCACCGACTACGACAGCTGGCACCCCCACCACGGTGAAGTCGACGTGAACGAGATCATCAAGGTGCTGATGGGCAACGCCGAAAAGGGCCGCCAGATGATCCGCCGCCTGCCTGCGCTGCTTGGGCCGGATCGCGCGCCCTGCCCGCATGGCTGCGACCGCGCGCTGGACTACGCCATCATGACAGCGCCCGAAAAACGCGACGCCGCCCTGGTCGCGAAACTCGATGCCGTGGCGGGCCGCGTTCTGGGGGCCGCGGGGTAA
- a CDS encoding LysE family translocator, whose product MALELWLTFVAASTALLLIPGPTVLLVLSYALSKGRGVAVASAAGVATGDFVAMSLSLAGLGALVAASATLFTVLKWLGAGYLIYLGVKLIRSAPADGLTLPATDISARGVFWHNAAVTALNPKSIAFFIAFVPQFITPAAPLLPQFAILVGTFVTLAALNALAYALAADRLRRTITRPGVIPWITRAGGATLITMGLLTATLRKTS is encoded by the coding sequence ATGGCCCTTGAGCTTTGGCTGACCTTCGTCGCCGCCTCGACCGCGCTGCTGCTGATCCCCGGGCCGACAGTGCTGCTGGTGCTGTCCTATGCTCTGTCCAAGGGGCGCGGCGTGGCCGTCGCCTCGGCCGCCGGGGTCGCCACCGGGGATTTCGTCGCCATGTCGCTGTCGCTTGCGGGCCTCGGCGCGCTGGTCGCCGCCTCGGCGACGCTGTTCACCGTGCTGAAATGGCTTGGCGCGGGCTACCTGATCTACCTGGGGGTCAAACTGATCCGCTCGGCCCCCGCCGATGGCCTGACCTTGCCCGCAACCGACATCTCGGCGCGCGGCGTGTTCTGGCACAACGCCGCCGTGACCGCGCTGAACCCAAAAAGCATCGCCTTCTTCATTGCCTTCGTGCCGCAGTTCATCACGCCAGCCGCCCCGCTGCTGCCGCAGTTCGCCATCCTCGTCGGCACCTTCGTCACCCTTGCCGCGCTGAACGCGCTGGCCTATGCGCTTGCCGCCGACCGCCTGCGGCGCACCATCACCAGGCCGGGCGTCATCCCGTGGATCACCCGCGCCGGCGGCGCGACGCTGATCACCATGGGCCTGCTCACCGCAACCCTAAGGAAAACCTCATGA
- a CDS encoding DUF2927 domain-containing protein, with the protein MRWKSVTGLLLVPASLAAQEVDFVETTGPLSDRDFYRLVACAAPPGADCAKPMRRWVIDRPLRVSITRSDRAFLGGKQARARAALVRAVQYLNQSGAGVQFRIVPPEDPADIEIYFIDTDGSAPISGTGIDGIDGATVQGARVLVWANSRTGAIKRSRIVFGTRLSIRQYESALIEELTQSLGLLTDIRNPHYEGLSVFSQDSNDAKTLGPQDIIALRRHYPPKE; encoded by the coding sequence ATGCGATGGAAATCGGTGACAGGGCTGCTGCTGGTCCCTGCGTCCCTTGCGGCGCAGGAGGTGGATTTCGTTGAAACGACGGGCCCGCTGAGCGACAGGGATTTCTATCGCCTTGTCGCCTGCGCCGCGCCGCCGGGCGCGGATTGCGCCAAACCCATGCGGCGCTGGGTGATCGACCGCCCGCTGCGCGTTTCCATCACCCGCAGCGACCGCGCCTTTCTGGGCGGCAAACAGGCCCGCGCCAGGGCCGCGCTTGTGCGCGCGGTGCAATACCTCAACCAATCGGGCGCCGGGGTGCAGTTCCGCATCGTGCCGCCCGAAGACCCCGCCGATATCGAGATCTATTTCATCGACACCGACGGCAGCGCCCCGATCAGCGGCACCGGGATCGACGGCATCGACGGCGCCACCGTCCAGGGCGCCCGCGTTCTGGTCTGGGCCAATTCCCGAACCGGCGCGATCAAGCGCTCGCGCATCGTCTTTGGCACAAGGCTCAGCATCCGCCAGTACGAATCCGCCCTGATCGAGGAACTGACCCAGTCGCTGGGCCTGTTGACCGACATCCGCAACCCGCATTACGAAGGTCTTTCGGTGTTCTCGCAGGACAGCAACGACGCCAAGACCCTGGGCCCGCAGGACATCATCGCCCTGCGCCGCCACTACCCGCCAAAGGAGTAA
- the phaZ gene encoding polyhydroxyalkanoate depolymerase, whose amino-acid sequence MRYMATYDMMETFRNTQQWLGATARTMASYPAFSVVPNPALEWMAAWGEVTERTFERMVVKPDWGIRTFTCEDGKDHLVNIETVVEKPFGDLIHFNVSGREEQPRKILLVAPMSGHYATLLRSTVKSLIVNCEVYVTDWHNARDIPVSAGKFDIEDYTLYLMDFMRHMGPETNVVAVCQPAPLTLAATAYLAELDPDAQPRTLTLIGGPIDPDAVPTDVTDFGARVTMGQLEETMIQRVGFKYPGVGRMVYPGLLQLTSFISMNSDRHSKAFNDQIMRVCRGEASDHDAHNRFYDEYLAVMDMPAEFYLSTVERIFKNCEIAKNEFVVGGHKVDMGKITRVAVKTVEGDKDDITAPGQCIAALNLCTGLPDDKKASHVEPGAGHYGIFAGKSWRNNIRPLVLEFIDANASEPKDKPKKKAANVNAA is encoded by the coding sequence ATGCGCTATATGGCCACTTACGACATGATGGAAACCTTCCGGAACACCCAGCAATGGTTGGGTGCGACGGCAAGAACGATGGCCTCATACCCGGCTTTTTCGGTTGTGCCGAACCCGGCGCTGGAATGGATGGCCGCCTGGGGCGAGGTGACCGAGCGCACCTTTGAACGCATGGTCGTCAAGCCCGACTGGGGGATTCGCACCTTTACCTGCGAAGACGGCAAGGACCATCTGGTCAATATCGAAACCGTGGTGGAAAAGCCCTTTGGCGATCTGATCCACTTCAATGTGTCCGGCCGCGAAGAGCAGCCGCGCAAGATCCTGTTGGTTGCACCGATGTCGGGGCATTATGCCACGCTGCTGCGCTCGACAGTGAAATCATTGATCGTGAACTGTGAAGTTTACGTGACGGATTGGCACAATGCGCGTGACATTCCGGTTTCGGCCGGCAAGTTCGATATCGAGGACTACACGCTGTACCTGATGGATTTCATGCGCCACATGGGGCCGGAAACCAACGTGGTCGCCGTGTGTCAGCCCGCGCCGCTGACCCTGGCCGCGACCGCCTACCTGGCCGAGCTGGACCCCGATGCGCAGCCGCGCACCCTGACGCTGATCGGCGGGCCGATCGACCCGGATGCGGTGCCGACCGATGTCACCGACTTTGGCGCGCGCGTCACCATGGGCCAGCTCGAAGAGACGATGATCCAGCGTGTGGGTTTCAAATACCCGGGCGTGGGGCGGATGGTCTATCCGGGCCTGTTGCAGCTGACCTCGTTCATCAGCATGAACTCGGATCGCCACTCCAAGGCGTTCAACGACCAGATCATGCGGGTCTGCCGCGGCGAGGCGTCGGATCACGACGCGCACAACCGGTTCTACGACGAATATCTTGCGGTCATGGACATGCCGGCGGAATTCTACCTGTCTACGGTCGAGCGGATCTTCAAGAACTGCGAAATCGCCAAGAACGAATTCGTGGTTGGTGGTCACAAGGTGGACATGGGCAAGATCACCCGTGTTGCCGTCAAGACCGTCGAAGGCGACAAGGACGATATCACGGCACCGGGCCAGTGCATTGCCGCGCTGAACCTGTGCACCGGTCTGCCGGATGACAAGAAAGCTTCGCACGTGGAGCCGGGTGCCGGTCACTACGGGATTTTTGCGGGCAAGAGCTGGCGCAACAATATCCGGCCGCTGGTTCTGGAATTCATTGACGCCAACGCGTCGGAACCCAAGGACAAGCCCAAGAAAAAGGCGGCCAACGTCAACGCCGCCTGA
- a CDS encoding adenine phosphoribosyltransferase, which yields MKQVQDYIRTIVDFPHEGILFRDVTTLFADPRGFRMAIDQLLHPYAGVRFDKVVGLEARGFILGGAIAHQLSAGFVPIRKKGKLPGAVISEEYKLEYGEAVVEIHDDAIQPGEKILLVDDLLATGGTAEAGIKLVERLGGEIIGCAFIVDLPDLGGHKRLKDMGMEVHTLCTYQGL from the coding sequence ATGAAACAGGTCCAGGACTATATCCGCACCATCGTCGATTTCCCGCACGAAGGCATCCTGTTCCGCGATGTCACCACGCTGTTCGCCGACCCGCGCGGCTTTCGCATGGCCATCGACCAGTTGCTGCACCCCTACGCCGGGGTCCGCTTCGACAAGGTCGTGGGCCTCGAGGCGCGCGGCTTCATCCTTGGCGGCGCCATCGCGCACCAGCTCTCTGCCGGCTTCGTGCCGATCCGCAAGAAAGGCAAACTGCCCGGTGCGGTGATCTCCGAGGAATACAAACTCGAATACGGCGAGGCGGTCGTCGAAATTCACGACGACGCCATCCAGCCGGGCGAAAAGATCCTGCTGGTCGATGATCTTCTGGCCACCGGCGGCACCGCCGAGGCCGGGATCAAGCTGGTCGAACGGCTGGGCGGCGAAATCATCGGCTGCGCCTTCATCGTCGACCTGCCCGACCTGGGCGGCCACAAACGGCTGAAAGACATGGGGATGGAGGTCCACACCCTGTGCACCTACCAAGGCCTCTGA